The following are from one region of the Gammaproteobacteria bacterium genome:
- the queE gene encoding 7-carboxy-7-deazaguanine synthase QueE — MQALATATLRISEIFFSLQGETSRVGLPTVFVRLTGCPLRCGYCDTAYAFSGGETITIGAILEQVARYKTPYVTVTGGEPLAQKVCLVLLTALCDANYSVSLETSGALDLSNVDTRVSKIMDIKTPGSGEVAKNNWSNLDFLSPRDEIKFVLCDEADYRWASGVIHDQRLSQRCPVLLSPVHGHLNPATLADWILRDQLPVRMQLQLHKLLWGEGPGR, encoded by the coding sequence ATGCAAGCGCTAGCAACGGCAACCTTGCGTATCAGTGAAATTTTCTTTTCTTTACAAGGTGAGACCAGCCGGGTCGGCTTGCCGACGGTTTTCGTGCGTTTGACAGGATGTCCTTTGCGCTGTGGTTATTGCGATACCGCGTATGCCTTCAGCGGTGGTGAAACGATAACGATCGGTGCGATTCTGGAACAAGTCGCACGCTATAAAACACCCTATGTTACGGTCACCGGCGGCGAACCGTTGGCGCAGAAAGTATGTCTGGTTTTGTTGACCGCATTGTGCGATGCGAACTATTCGGTATCGCTCGAGACCAGCGGTGCGCTGGACTTATCCAACGTCGATACGCGAGTGTCGAAGATTATGGATATCAAAACACCCGGCTCGGGTGAAGTTGCCAAAAATAACTGGAGTAATCTCGACTTCTTGTCGCCGCGCGACGAGATCAAATTTGTGCTGTGCGATGAAGCCGATTACCGTTGGGCCAGCGGCGTGATTCATGATCAGAGGTTGTCGCAGCGATGTCCGGTGTTATTGTCACCGGTTCATGGTCATCTGAATCCTGCAACATTGGCGGATTGGATTCTGCGTGATCAACTGCCGGTCAGGATGCAACTGCAATTGCACAAACTGCTGTGGGGCGAGGGGCCGGGACGATGA
- the ybgF gene encoding tol-pal system protein YbgF: MLIRAFLLLVLLCSSVSHAALFGDDEAREQVDALRKQVKEMEARIAKMEQALNSQALLELYSKVETLEQELGKLNGQIEMLSNDNTLLQKRQRDFYIDLDNRLRAIEQPDKRAPSSHPAPKSTPHSMAEPAPKEQRAAVAPADAATAVPESPSAVETDSAVAADSGALAANEPAPAGTTESSAYKAAFDLFKNGEYANAITQFESFLENYPQSNLAPGAAYWIGNARYALRDYQLAIDAQKRLISKYPNSNKVPDAYLNIATSQLEMGDSKASKHTLENILAKYPQSDAAKKAKQRLANIK, translated from the coding sequence ATGCTGATACGCGCTTTTCTTCTGTTGGTATTGCTGTGCAGCAGCGTCAGCCATGCCGCATTGTTTGGCGATGATGAGGCACGCGAGCAGGTTGATGCGTTGCGTAAACAGGTTAAAGAAATGGAAGCGCGTATTGCCAAGATGGAGCAGGCGCTGAATAGCCAGGCATTGCTGGAGCTCTACAGCAAAGTCGAAACGCTGGAACAGGAACTGGGGAAACTGAACGGGCAGATAGAAATGCTGAGTAACGATAATACGCTGTTACAAAAGCGGCAACGGGATTTCTATATCGACTTGGACAACCGGTTACGTGCGATCGAGCAGCCTGACAAGCGAGCGCCCTCTTCTCATCCGGCACCGAAAAGCACGCCGCACAGCATGGCCGAGCCTGCGCCAAAAGAACAGCGTGCGGCTGTAGCGCCGGCCGATGCGGCAACCGCCGTACCGGAATCGCCATCCGCCGTTGAAACGGATTCTGCGGTGGCGGCGGATTCCGGTGCGCTAGCGGCAAATGAACCGGCACCCGCCGGTACAACGGAAAGCAGCGCGTATAAAGCAGCGTTCGATTTGTTCAAAAATGGTGAATACGCTAACGCGATTACGCAATTTGAAAGTTTTCTGGAAAATTATCCGCAATCCAACTTAGCGCCCGGTGCCGCTTACTGGATCGGCAATGCGCGCTACGCATTGCGTGACTACCAATTGGCGATTGATGCGCAGAAAAGATTGATCAGCAAATACCCGAACAGCAATAAAGTGCCGGATGCTTATCTGAATATCGCTACCAGCCAGCTGGAAATGGGCGATAGCAAGGCCAGCAAGCACACACTGGAAAATATCCTGGCGAAATATCCGCAAAGCGATGCAGCAAAAAAAGCCAAACAACGATTGGCCAACATCAAGTAA
- the pal gene encoding peptidoglycan-associated lipoprotein Pal, whose translation MRKLLGISLIVLLSACASQTTQPEVDDLAADSSSGGGMSSSDLGGSGGGRPGYFSQLNDPNSILSQRSVYYDYDSYSVKGEYRELVLAHARFLRDNASASVILQGNTDDRGSREYNLALGQRRADSVKNMMTLAGARDAQIESVSLGEEKPRALGQGESVWSQNRRTDILYRGE comes from the coding sequence GTATTTCATTGATCGTTCTGTTATCGGCGTGCGCCAGTCAAACCACGCAACCCGAAGTGGACGATCTTGCCGCGGATTCGAGCAGCGGTGGCGGCATGAGCAGCAGCGATTTGGGAGGAAGCGGCGGGGGCAGACCCGGTTACTTCAGTCAACTGAATGATCCGAACAGCATTTTGTCGCAGCGCAGCGTTTATTATGACTATGACAGCTATAGCGTCAAAGGCGAATACCGCGAACTCGTGTTGGCGCATGCCCGCTTCTTGCGTGATAACGCCAGCGCCAGTGTAATCCTGCAAGGAAACACCGACGATCGCGGCAGCCGCGAATACAATCTGGCGTTAGGTCAGCGCCGTGCCGATAGCGTCAAGAACATGATGACCTTGGCGGGTGCGCGCGATGCGCAAATCGAATCCGTCAGTCTGGGCGAAGAAAAACCGCGCGCACTGGGACAAGGTGAATCGGTTTGGAGCCAGAACCGCCGTACCGACATCCTGTACCGAGGCGAATAA